A part of Carcharodon carcharias isolate sCarCar2 chromosome 6, sCarCar2.pri, whole genome shotgun sequence genomic DNA contains:
- the LOC121278918 gene encoding elongation factor 1-alpha 1-like: protein MGKEKAHINLVIIGHVDSGKSTTTGHLIYKCGGIERRTIEKLEQAALQIGKGSFKYAWVLDKLKAERERGITIDISLWKFHTQRYYFTIIDAPGHRDFIKNMLTGTSQADVALLVVSAALGEFEAGISRSGQTREHALLAFTLGVKQLFVCVNKMDVTQPPYSQRRFEEVVKNVTVYIRKIGYDVASVPFIPISGWNGENMLTPSARMPWFRGWKIKRREGHASGQTLLEVLDSILLPGRSLNKPLRLPLQDVYKIGGIGTVPVGRVETGVLKPGNMVTFAPVNLTAEVKSIEMHHEAVAEAFPGFNVGFNIKNVSVKAIRRGNVAGNCRNDPPTETNCFIAQIIVLNHPGYIKVGYSPVVDCHTAHITCRLSEFKERLDRRSGQKLEDNPIALKSGDAATVEFVPIKPLCVETFFDYPPLGRFAARDLKQTVAVGVIKSVDKASSAKKLMQKPLKVF, encoded by the exons ATGGGGAAAGAGAAAGCTCACATCAATCTTGTAATAATTGGCCATGTAGATTCGGGTAAATCCACTACTACAGGCCACCTTATTTATAAATGCGGTGGTATTGAGCGGCGCACTATAGAAAAACTGGAACAAGCAGCACTTCAG ATTGGGAAAGGATCGTTTAAATACGCTTGGGTCTTGGATAAACTAAAGGCTGAGCGAGAAAGAGGCATCACAATAGATATTTCACTCTGGAAATTTCATACCCAGAGATACTACTTCACCATAATAGATGCTCCCGGTCATCGAGACTTCATCAAAAACATGCTCACCGGAACATCCCAG GCTGATGTTGCCCTCCTGGTTGTCTCAGCCGCCCTGGGTGAGTTCGAAGCTGGGATCTCCAGGTCGGGTCAGACTCGGGAACATGCACTCCTAGCTTTCACGCTCGGAGTAAAACAGCTCTTCGTCTGCGTCAATAAGATGGATGTAACTCAGCCGCCGTACAGCCAGAGGAGGTTTGAGGAAGTGGTGAAGAACGTGACCGTTTATATCCGCAAGATTGGCTACGATGTAGCGAGTGTCCCTTTCATCCCCATCTCCGGTTGGAATGGAGAGAACATGCTGACTCCCAGTGCCAGG ATGCCTTGGTTCAGAGGGTGGAAAATAAAACGGAGAGAGGGACATGCGAGTGGCCAAACGCTGCTTGAAGTACTGGACTCGATCCTTCTTCCTGGACGCTCCCTGAACAAACCCTTACGTTTGCCACTGCAGGATGTCTACAAAATCGGAG GCATTGGCACAGTTCCTGTTGGAAGGGTGGAAACTGGAGTTTTGAAGCCTGGTAATATGGTGACCTTTGCTCCAGTGAACTTGACAGCTGAAGTGAAATCGATTGAGATGCACCATGAAGCTGTTGCTGAAGCTTTCCCTGGCTTCAATGTGGGTTTCAACATTAAAAATGTATCTGTGAAGGCTATTCGTCGTGGTAATGTGGCTGGAAATTGCAGAAATGATCCACCAACTGAGACCAACTGCTTCATTGCTCAG ATAATTGTCCTCAATCATCCAGGCTATATAAAGGTTGGTTATTCTCCAGTGGTAGACTGCCATACAGCCCATATTACTTGCAGGCTTTCTGAGTTTAAAGAAAGGCTTGACCGACGTTCTGGGCAAAAGCTAGAGGATAATCCTATAGCATTGAAGTCTGGAGATGCTGCCACAGTGGAATTTGTCCCAATCAAACCACTTTGTGTTGAAACCTTCTTTGACTACCCACCTCTTG GTCGCTTTGCTGCCCGTGATTTAAAGCAGACTGTTGCTGTTGGGGTAATTAAATCTGTGGATAAAGCTTCAAGTGCTAAGAAGTTGATGCAGAAGCCACTTAAAGTGTTCTAA